ACGGACCGCTGTACCACCAAGACGTCTAGCGTGTGCACCGAGATCAGATTTAGAGATGCTCCCCCATCTATGAGGCTCTCTTTAACGATTGCTTGTTGATGTATGCAGTTAAGTACAAGGGCCTAAGATGTTCCCCTGGGTAGCAGATGTCTTCATCGGTGAAAACGATTGCTTCCTTGGGGAGGGAGTCATAAGGTTTTCCCGCTGCGATAGCTGCTATAGCCTTCGACGCCTCTTTGATCTGATTTTCGCTAAAGCCAGGGGAATCGAAGAATTGCTGGGCCAATATTGTTTTTACAAAATTTCTAGCTACTCTAACGGTGTTTGTGAATGTCGGGTTTTCCATCTCGACCTCGAAAATATCTTCCTTATTATCATCCCAAGGTCTCCAAACGTCCCCGCTTGGGTCATGGGTGAGCCTCATGACTTGATGTTGGACCGCCTTACCATTCTCGGTGCTGCCCATCTCAATCTCGCCTATCTCCAACTTCTTCTGGAACATTCTTCGGAGGTTGTAGCAATCAATAGTGGGGTGTTGTATCCTTCGGTGGAAATGGCAGTCTTGCATTGTTTTGGTCGATGGAATTGAGGTCCGTCTTTGTTGGGGGCAACTGGGTCTCTTTGTTCGCCACCCATTGTTCTAGCAGACCCACAATATGCTCTTTACTGCAAGGCAAGGGCGGAGGGAGCGCTTCTGTGCTCCAGACTTCCCTGTTATTGTTCGTACGGATGTTCCTAGGCGCAGTCGATACTGTATTAACTGTATTCCGCCAAATGTAATCTGAGTTATGCTCCTCGACACAGTCGGCGATTCTTGCTGCCGCCTCTTCCAACTCGATGAACGTTGGAAAGCGGAAGTTGACCAAGCTTTTATTGAGCGACGATGTCATTCCTCGTACACAGATCTCCACTAGCGCTTCTTCCTTAACGTCTTCATGGCAGTCCAGAATGAGGAGGAGAAACTTGGCAATATATTTTCCTATCACCTGGGCACGGATTGCATTTGCTCAGGTCTATAGTCGCAACCTTCCTTTTTGTTGAGTAGAAATTTCTTAGGAAGAGAGTGGACATGATCGCCCACGAGCTGATGCTTCCCGACTTTAAGTTGTCATACTAAGTAAATGATGTATCAGTTAGCGACTTTGGGAATTCCCTCAGAAAGAGTTTCCCGTTAGTTGCGTGATCATTCATAGTAGATAGGAATCGGCTGAGGTGTTCTCGCGCATTTCCTTGGCCATTGTAAATCTTGAATTTTGGTGAAGTATAGTCCTCCGGGTATTGGTATTCTGTGATTTCGGAGGAATACGGTCTATCCATAAAATCGTAGTTATCTTGCTTCACGACCCTGTAGTTCATTTCTAAATACTTGGCCATCGCCTCTTGCGTCATGGCTATGGGTTCTTCCTCCTTTTCTCCCGTGTCCTCTGTTGTTCCTCTGGTATTCTGCTCGGCGCTGACCGCTTTCAGGAGTTTTCTCAGTTCTTGTTCCCTACAGACGTGGTTCTCTAGCTCCTCCTGCATCTCTTTTATAGAAGGCTGTGAAGGCGACGTGTTCTCGACTTCCTGTTGCTTGTCCTTATCACGCGGGGCATCTGGTTTCCTCGCTTGTGTGATTCGGTCTGATACTATCCCTACTCTCTCGCCTTCTGTGTTAACTGGCGGGATATTAGGTTGGTTAATTGTTCGCGCTCAGACTAGCGTCTTCTGAgtgtgtcatggtgagctaggcacGATTCTCCggatgtggtcgccaaatgttgaggggtggaTTTAATGttttctacccgtcctagctacaccaagtgatctcactataccaagaatagtaagagagagagttgtatttccattgtaccttgtccttctttatatagactttccaaaagccccttccttttatgacatcatgccatgtgtcctaaacttctttaattactgctaatgacattccttctctaataaaacctccttatttcctattaattcctcccttgtcttTTCCATTTAATGGATActttcttagtggacttgggatttagtcccaagtccccatgtctcatATTAGGCTTGCCTCCATTTTAGGAACACACTAGCCCggctaaggggtaatatttttcatgtatcaacagatAACATTAACAAGTGAAAGATTATCAGAGATAAAAATGATGTTCTGAACATGCATATCTTGATCCCATTCAGCAGGCGTCAAAAGTGCTTGAGCTTCAGCTTCTAAGACTGATTCTGTGTTTGTTGGCCAGCATCTGGCTACTTCAAATCTACCATTGGCTCTATAAAAGACAATCCCAGAGCCTGCAAAAGAAAACCATTTCCCCAAGGAAGCATCCACAAACATTAAATGAGTGTCAGGTATTGATGCACAACTGAATAATTAAAATGATGCTTATTAGAGATAGTTTCGGTAGCACAAAAACTTTTCTGAGGCTCAAATAAAGCTTTTGTGTTTGAGTTAGGGACTTTAACAAAATCTGTATTTGATGAATAGTTACCATCGGACACTGTCGTTTTTTTCCATGCTAGCACAACAACGTGCTTTCCAAATTTTCCACATTATAACTATACAAATGTTAAACAATTTATGAGCATCaaaattaatcttagcattaaACTAACATAAAAATATAGTCCCCGAGAGAATTAAATTAGTGAACAGTAGTAAAAACTTGTGGGCATAACTGAAACCATATGGCTTTAGCAAAATCCCACTGAAAAAGTCTTTTGATATAAACAACAAAGAGGACAAAGATCATTCTCCACAATTTTAAGTTGAAACAAATATGTTTTTAAAAGCAAAATATTTTGAAGAAACTTCCACATAAACAATATGAATTTAGGTAAAATATCCATGTGACATAACCTGAGCTATTGCTTTTGTCATGTAACAATAGCATAACATTGATTAGCTAACAACATTTTATATACAAATTTAGTAGGAAATTACCATATTTAGTAAGTAATCACCTAATACAGTCATCCTCAAGTAAGGGATTCAAATGGACTGACTTTGTATTATTTATTCGGGAGTAAATAATTCTGGTAGAGCAGCCTCATTCCACTGCTTTGAGTAAAGATCTATAAGCTCAGTTGGCCTAACAAGAGGTTGCGACTTTAAATTCACCCAATTATCCTGCCAAAAAATTATATCCTGACCATTTTCCACCTCCCATATGTAATATTATTTAACTATTTCTAAACCTCCAGTTATACTATTCCAAACCCAAGTACCTTTCTTCAATCTGTCCATTTTTTCAAGCATGGCAAGATTGAATTTTCAGAGATTTTTGAAACCCGTACTACCATGTCTTTTAGGAAGACACATACCTTTCCATGCCTTAGGGTTTAAACACCTCATTTTTAGGTCATGACTACACCAATATTTACGTTGTAGCGTATCTAATTGTGTTAAAATAGAGCCAGGAATTGGGAAGCATGTCATTTGATAAGAAGCAATTGAATTTAAAACTGATTGTATTTGGATTGCTATACCAGATTTAGGTATGAATTTTTGTTTCCAACCATATAAATATTTCTACATTTGATCTACTAAAGATCGAAAACACAAAACCTTAGATATGTTGAGAAATAAAGGAACCCATTAATATCTATCATTAAGCTTCATAGTGTTCATTTGTAACATGTTACTATCTCAGTTTGTCATCTCCTAGaaaaattttttttgataaaatctatAACACTTTTGATTACCTGACCAGAAGCACGACTGAACCTCAAAAAAATGTCTTGAGCATACCTAAGTTAAGATGATTTAGCTTTCAGAAATAAGAGGACATCATCTGTGGAAAAAATATGTGAGATAGATGGTCCAGATTTAGTGGGCTTAAGATCATGAAGCAACTTGACACTTTTAGCATGTATAAATAACTTAAACAGGGTTTCCATACAAATAATAAACAAATACGGAGACAAacaatctgttagagcactgctcggtcgaactcgcaagcattgctatgtcaagattgtttgtcaagtttagttgccaaaactataagtcttgatttctagtctacttatagctaagtctcggattaagatagaaagtgtagttgagcattagacttcacggcgttcatcgattgaagacgaagaaacactgaggggagcttttggaacttcatcaacaaaaggtatgtggagacttgaactcatctatcactcaaaattctatctactttatctcctatttgagacaaaagtcgtatagctatatagacttcaattatgcacatttgatatttcgagttgagtttaactcgcttacatatttatcgaaatatgtgttggtaagatttcgctttaaccaagttcatattatattcttgacgaaagtcaaaagacgatcatgtgaaaatcgcctggtaacatcttacatgatttgtgcgagacagtcatttgatgtagactcggaatgtttcgtattgatcattcgatcacttgaaaatttctttgaagataatagtttgtgtgagacagctattgtcgtcttccgagaatgtttcaatggttgaaatgagagtttaagacaattggatataagcacagtatgcgtacttgcatacgtgtaatccaagtccgggaaccatggtatgcatacccgtgtgcgtactaattggtttagtagaggtccgagaactaagtacgcatactagtacgcgtactggcgtgaggttcaagttccaggACTTTaccgagtttggtggtatgcgtactcgttcgcatactAGCAAACCCAGccttagtccggccactaaggtattggtacccgtttgcatactttagtgggttatgttctaaaatcggtttattcatgaaataatacatttatataataaggaaagcaatattttgcaaaccgtggatataatgttcatgacttgattcgagtgaatcaaaatcgattttgcttcaattgtgtcttgtatacttctatgagaatataaacaattgaacaactctagtactagtttcattttagtcatttgaactagttatggttaagataaattaggttgatatgaaagtgttcatatggctaacttcggttaactattgttgagccaacaaaggtgtacacgtttaggtacggttactcatatctaaatgaagtaacttttcatttgtgtttaacaagctaagtttgatctaacggttgaaagatattatagcCTGAGTCTAACCAGGTTTTCATATAAAGGtgcatattgaatgctttgtttccaaggtaacgttgattacaaaccctgatttgaagactatatatgggAAAACTCTatcatctgggaaacctaatctccacacctcatgtgtaatagtagttgcgactagagtcgattctcctttaaccttaggtttttccaaaaccctgtaggttaacgacttgaagactttattaggATTggaaagccagacccaactattttctctgtagttgcgtgttctgatcttgctgttttctatcgtgattgagtactatgttctctaagatttgctcgagatttaatcttcgataggcaagataaaaagtagtcacaaacatcttcgtctcatcgtttgtgattccataatatcttgtttcgctaccatacgattaagattattgtgaggtgattgatatttctaggcttttctttgggaatataagtccgatgtatcaattggttcctgttcaccttgatttatcaaaagacgaaataaaactcataggtatatctttgggaaacagatttatctattaaatagacttttctgtgtgagacagattggtttatcaagtcttcgactttgggtcgtagcaactcttagttgtgtgtgcgatcagctgagggaatcaagtgcgtagagtcctgctggggttcagagacgtaaggggcgcaactgtaccttgatcagtgtgagattggttagggctcaactacattccagtccgaagttaacttggagtaggctggtgtctgtagcggcttaatacagtgtggtgttctaatctggactaggtcccggggattttctgcatatgcggtttcctcgttaaaaaaacttctggtttatgtgttatttcttttccgcattatatttttttatataattgaaatatcacatgttgtgcgtaagttcaatcaattgtgaatccaacctttggttgttgattaaattgatcgacacttggatattggtttttgataccgtccaagttatttcttatattcaatcgggcttgcaaattcctatttgtttgattgcagattgaattgagaaattgagatataactctttgatatacttttcttaagattgagtctgactgtctagttgattctcttgaaagtatattggagttagtccatacagattgcgaagcgaaatattgggtgtggttgttagactcccgctttttcacaatcACCTTGACGAAGGCCCCTTGATGGTTGAAAAGAAGAATAAGGAGTTCCATTTAGAAGTATAGAGATAGTTGGGGTAATAATGCATTGTAACACCATATCACACCATTCATTAGAAAAACCTAATTTTGGTAAAACATCAATGGGAAAATTCCATTCGAGTTCATCGAATGCCTTAAACATGTCTAATTTCATAGACACAACACTATatctatctttttttttcatggtatctaaTAACTCAcgggcaataactatattatcctgAATATGTCTACCTGACACAAAAGCATCTTGGAATGGCGAAACTACTTTAGATATAATTGGCTTCATAGGGTTATCCATAAGCTTAGAAATAGTCTTATACGTAGAATTATACAAGCTAAAGAGACGAAAATCAGATGGAGTAGCAGGGCACCCCACTTTGAGAATTAAAGTCTGATAAGTGAAATTAAATTTAGGGGTTCAAACATTGAGATTTAAAAAAGTTCTGAACCACAGATCAACAATATCAGTTCAACTATTTCTCAATTTTGTTTATAGAAGCTAATTTGGAATCCATCAGGGATCTGGTGCTTTCCATGAAGGCATCTGAGCAATTGTACTCCTAATTTCAGTCACATCAGGAATTTTAAGGTACATTTCATTATCTTCAGCATAAATACAAGTAGGAATCAAACTTAACAATTTTGTATCATGTCCTGTATTGGTGGAAGTAATAATATGTTGAAAATGATTATTAATAGACTTTCAAGCTGATCTCTATCTTTACACCACATACCTAAGCTTTTCTGAAGAGATACTATGTGATTTCTTCTACGTCTAAAATTTGCTCTAGCATGAAAATATTTCGTGTTACGATCTCCATAGGCAAAATAGTTATCTCTAGATGTTTGTCGCAATTGTTGATTATGAAGATCATACCAATGATCAAGTTCTAGCTGTAATTGTTTATATTGGGGAGTAATTCAGCTAAAGGATTTTGATGAACCAGATTCAACAAATTATGTTTGATTTTCTTAATTCTGCTTTGTATattatcaaaagtaatttaattcCAATTAGCTAAAGCATGTTGAGTAGAAAGAAGCTTATTGTGAATGTTATCATGATCTCAAACACTCTATTCCAAGAAACCCCTGTAATAATCTTACAGTCTTTGTGTCCTAACCAATTCAAAAACTTTGAAGGGCCTATATTTTTACCTAACAGATGACTCAGTTATTAATAACAAAGGAGCATGATTAGAATCTACAGGCAATAGATTATTCTACCGTGCTGAAGGAAAATTATCATGCCAAATAGTATTTACCAAAGCGTGATCTAACCGAACCCTAAAATGTTAAATCCATAGTCTagatccccatttctcctcaaaATGTTAAAGTGGTTCTCCCCGAAATGTAAGGTTAAATGTAAACGTTAAAGTGCTTCTCCTCAAAATGTTAAAGGGGTACAAATATAAACGAAGTGTAGAGAAAAGATGGTAATTAAATAAAAGGAAATTAGTTTACAATTTGTCGTGGGTATTTGAGTTATGAAATAAAATagggtatattaattaaatactCTTAGTTTTGGAACTCTTCAAAAATACCCCTATCACATTATAAATATACCCCTCCTCTTATATATAAAGCTTATCCTCttgaaaataaattattttagtAATTTATTACAcataacttttctttttctttcaaaaagCAATAATTTTCTTTCTCAATCACTCCACCACCGCCTCCAACTCCACCGACGgcaattcaccaccaccaccactccacaaccaccaccaccattccacAACCATCACCAACATTCCACCACAACTCATCGTTACCACCGCCACCGCAATTGCGACCACCATCTCCTCCAAATCCACCACCGTTGCCGCCAAGttgataaaaaaattgaaaatttagaaATAAATTAGGTCcagatttttgtatcaacaaccgaagttgatccagttttttgtatcaacaaccaaagttgacacggtgtcaacaaccgaagttgatatcATATCTGGTGTCAACAACCCAAGTTTTTACAAAAATTGAAAACCCGGAAATTAGTTAGGTCAAGATTACGTGTCAACAACCAAGTTGACACCAAAATCTGgtatcaacaacaaaagttgatccaaatctggtatcaacaacaaaagttgatcccATATCCGATGGCACCGCCGCCTCCATCGCcggcatcaccaccaccaccacttttcAGCATGTGAGATAATAAATGAAATGACCTTCATctaaatttttattaatattgaaaAGGTATTATATGATTCAAAATTAAATGGATTACATTTTAGAAGATGAGGGATATAATTATTGATGGATAAGGGAATTTGTGAAATCCATGAAAATGAGAGATATTTATAAAATTTCAATAATAAAAATTTTACTAATAAAAGATGGAATTACGTGGTTTCATATTTTGGTTGATAAACTAACCGTTTGACTTCAAAGATGGTGTTCATTAAAGAAGCTTAAgatgtgaaaataaaaacaaatcaatTTACGAAAAGTACAAATAATAATTTCTTAATTCGTCAGTCTTTAAGTTTCTATCTGTGTAACTCTTGAAGTAAATATAAACCAAACCTCAATATCAAAATTCACAGGTCCGAGAAGAACACTCCCATTTTTCCTCACCTCTTCATATGCAAGTCAGTGTATCTGGTTTACATTCGCGGTGGATTCAATTTTTTAGGGTAATCGAATTACAAGGTATGTTTTCGTCAgttttgtatggattttgtggaATTAGGGATTATTATGTTTGGCATCTGATcagaggattttattttctatgtttTGATTTTGTAGATGGAGAAACCTTGTAGTTTGTTGATTCATTTCGACAAGGGAACACCAGCGCTTGCTAATGAAATTAAAGAATCATTAGAAGGAAGCGATGTTGTTGCAAAGGTTGAAGCGATGAAAAAAGCAGTGATGTTATTACTAAATGGTGAAACACTTCCTCAACTATTCATTACTATTGTTCGTTATGTTTTATTTACCATCAGAAGATCATACAATTCAGAAACTGGTACTTCTTTATTTAGAAATTATTGATAAAACAGGAAAAGTTTTACCTGAGATGATCTTGATTTGTCAGAATTTAAGAAATAAGCTTCAGCATCCAAATGTATACATACGTGGTGTTACACTTAGATTTCTTTGTCGTTTGAAGGAGACTGAAATTATCGAGCCTTTGATCCCGTCTATATTGGCAAACTTGGAACATCGCCATCCTTTTATCAGAAGAAATGCAATTTTGGCAGTTATGTCGATTTATAAACTTCCTCAAGGTGAGCAGCTTCTTGTTGGTGCACCTGACATGATTGAGAAAGCTCTTTCATCTGAGCAAGATCCCTCTGCGAAAAGAAATGCCTTTCTTATGTTGTTCACTTGTGCTCAAGAACGTGCGATTAATTATCTTCTTACCCGTGTTGATAGCATTCCTGAATTGGGAGAGTTGCTTCAGATGGTTGTATTGGAATTGATCTGAAAGGTTTGCAGAACTAATTGTGGAGAGAGGAGGGAATATATTAAGATTATTATTTCCTTGCTAAATGCACCTTCTAATGCTATTATATACGAATCTGCTGGAACCCTTGTTTCACTTTCATCTGCACCAACAGCTATCAGGCTGCTGCCAACACCTACTGTCAACTTCTACAATCTCAGAGTGATAACAATGTTAAGCTTATTGTGCTTGATCGATTAAATGAGCTCAAAACTTCCCACAGGGAGATTATGGTTGATATGATCATGGATGTGCTTAGGGCACTTGCAAGCCCTAATCTCGATGTTCGAAGGAAGACAATTGACATTGCTCTTGAACTAATAACTCCTCGAAACATTGATGAAGTTGTTCAAGCACTGAAGGAGGAAGTTGTGAAGACTCAGAGCACCGAGCTTGAGAAGAATGGAGAATACAGTCAAATGCTTGTTCAAGCTATTCATTCGTGTGCCATAAAGTTCCCTGAAGTTGCTAGCACTGTGGTTCATTTATTGATAGATTTCTTGGGTGATTGCAGTGTTGCTTCGGCTATTGATGTGGTTGTTTTTGTACGCGAGATTATTGAGACCAACCCTAAACTTAGGGTTGCAATTATAGCTAGGCTGTTGAACTGATAACTCCTTGAAACATTGATGAAGTTGTTCAAGCACTGAAGAAGGAAGTTGTGAAGACTCAGAGCACCGAGCTTGAGAAGAATGGACATTGCTCTTGAACTGATAACTCCTCGAAACATTGATGAAGTTGTTCATGCACTGGAGAAGGAAGTTGTGAAGACTCAGAGCACCGAGCTTGAGAAAACTGGAGAATACCGTCATGTTCAAGCTATTCATTCTTGAGCCATAAAATTCCCTGAAGTTGCCAGCATTGTGGTTCATTTATGTGGTTGTTTTCGTACGCGAGATTATTGAGACCAACTCTAAACTGAGGGTTGCAATTATGACTAGGCTCTTGAACTGATAACTCCTCGAAACATTGATGAAGTTGTTCAAGCACTGAAGAAGGAAGTTGTGAAGACTCTGAGCACTGAGCTTGAGAAAATGGAGAATACCATCAAAGGCTTGAGAACAATTGAGAAGTAGTCAGTACAACTACCCCAATGGGATTTACATTGCTCGAAGAAGTGAATCTTGACTAGATAAACTGACCCTTGGTTGAAGGGTAAAATAGCACCAAAGAGCTTCAAGGAATCTGCAGAGACTGCTAAGGAAGGATCATGACTGGTCTGGTAACACAGAATCAAACTTAAGTTACCTTTCTTGTTATAACGGTGTTAATTTTCatacctgtttggtcctattcAAAATTTTAACAAAGTATCTTAACAATTGATTGAATCAACTCTGTCGGTGAGGAAAAAATTCACAGTCTCTTTACTGGTGTGAATTATTATCTCTGTGaaacttttcttttttggaaatgATGCAGTGCATTCACCAGTTCTTTTTGCCTCATATTACATTAAGAATTAATCGTTTTCATAGCCTTGTTGAGTTATGGTATAGTTTTTTGATGCTGGACATAAAACCAAGACCTAGTATGAGAAATCTCTGGTCAAGAGCCCAAAGTTTTGACACACCTAAAAATTAGGTGTGTCCACAAAATTGTTCTCGATAGGCGGTTTGGCTTAGAACTTTAATGATGATGGCAACAATACATCCAACAACATTGGAGTTGGCCAGCTTGGCATTTGCTCATGAATTTGGACTGCTTTTATTTTCTATCTTCAGTAGTTGCTGACTTGCAGTAGGCTTTTTCATGAGATGTGATCTATTAGCATTTAGCTCCCACAAGTTTATCCACTTGTCCTCCATCTTTGAATGAGGAGAATGGTGTAGTTGCTGAAATTAATTTCATAAATGAATACTGAATTCCTGCACCAAAAAATCCGACCTAGAGTTTTCTTCTTTAGTTCTTTTACACATTTGAAAAGCTGGAATTGGTTCAGTAATAATGTACTTGGAGAATTTTTATTTCGTTCTGTATACTGAATTTTGAGATAAGTATCAAATTTGAACTTAATTTCATGATGTCTACTGAATTTTGTTGACAGAATGAGAGTTTGTTTTCTTGATCATCTTTTGGTGTTGGAGCTCTCGAGTAAGTTGATAGGTAAAGCCTCATATCTAGTGCTTGGTTGGTTTTAGTACCTTCTATTATTTCAATGAGACTGATGCCTTTCTGCCAAGAATTGCACCTACAgatatagagttttttttttctttttggttttgaatattTTAGATATTGGGTTTTAAGAAGGTGAGAAAATTGATTGAGAACGTCATCGAAGTTACATGTGAATTGTATCTTTCTGTTCCATTCCATGAAAAACACCAACAAAATTATTTTCTATCCAGTTTTCTCTATATATTTCTCTCATTTTTAATCCATCAAATCTCTGGTGCTGATAATTCATTATATGTTCCACTTGATAACAACCTCCTGAACTGTGGTTCACCCTCAGAATCTGAGGATACTGATGGTAGGAAATGGGAAGGTGATAACTCAAAATTTGCACCTTCAGACAAAAACACGATAACATCTCGGGCTTCTTTTCAAGATCCTTCTGTTGCTGAAATACCATACATGACAGCCAGAATTTTCACTTCTAATTTCACTTACAGTATTCCTGTTGGTAGTGGTCGAAAAACTGTTCGTCTTAATTTTTATCCAGTATCTTACGCCGGTCGGAATGCCTCTGATGCTATCTTTTCGGTTTCGTCCGGTGGCTATACTCTTCTTAAGAATTTCAGTACATCACAAACTGCTGAGGCTTTGAATTATGCTTTTATTGTCAAGGAGTTCTCTATCAATGTAGATAGTGGAAAACTGAACATAACCTTCACACCATCTTCTGGTTACGCCAACAACTCTTATGCGTTCGTGAATGGGATTGAGGTGATCTCAATGCCGGATATCTACAGTTCAAAAGATAAAGTTCAAATTGTGGGTCAAGCTGCAGGAATTTTCAGAAACATCGATAACTCTACTGCTCTTGAGAATATTGTCCGTCTGAACGTCGGGGGGAATGAGATCTCTCTGGCGCAGGATACTGGTTTATTTCGCTCATGGTCTGATGATTCATTATATATTTATGGTTCACAGTTAGGTGCGACTGATGCTGCATATTCCACCAGAATGAAGATTAAATATGATCCAAGTGTTCGTCCATATGCTGTGCCAGAAAGTGTCTATTTGACTGCTCGAACAATGGGACCAAGCCTAGATGTTAACAAGGATTAcaatctgacttgggttttttCTACCTTGTCAGGCTACATTTCTGTGAGTTCCAATCAGTTATAACTCAGGTCAATCAAAGGGTGTTCCAGATCTTCCTCAATAATCAGACTGCCCAGGATGAAGCTGACATTATTTTTTGGACTGGAAATATTGGGAATGGTATCGCCGTGTATAAGGATTATGTAGTAAATGTTCCGAAGGGGGTAGGCCAGCATGATCTATGGCTTGAGCTACATCCTGCTGAAACGAAGTCCAATTATTATGATGCCATCTTAAATGGGTTGGAAATATTCAAGTTAAGTGATCGTGCTGGAAATCTTGCCGGGCC
This portion of the Papaver somniferum cultivar HN1 chromosome 11, ASM357369v1, whole genome shotgun sequence genome encodes:
- the LOC113324204 gene encoding coatomer subunit beta-1-like, whose product is MEKPCSLLIHFDKGTPALANEIKESLEGSDVVAKVEAMKKAVMLLLNGKVLPEMILICQNLRNKLQHPNVYIRGVTLRFLCRLKETEIIEPLIPSILANLEHRHPFIRRNAILAVMSIYKLPQGEQLLVGAPDMIEKALSSEQDPSAKRNAFLMLFTCAQERAINYLLTRVDSIPELGDYQAAANTYCQLLQSQSDNNVKLIVLDRLNELKTSHREIMVDMIMDVLRALASPNLDVRRKTIDIALELITPRNIDEVVQALKEEVVKTQSTELEKNGEYSQMLVQAIHSCAIKFPEVASTVVHLLIDFLGDCSVASAIDVVVFVREIIETNPKLRVAIIARLLN